A window of Mytilus edulis chromosome 10, xbMytEdul2.2, whole genome shotgun sequence contains these coding sequences:
- the LOC139490984 gene encoding proline-rich protein 5-like isoform X3 has translation MNDLTHSKQYCSQHSLANIADAWKGYTVGGRRGSTLSTIRMSAGNALDCAARHESLECIQIAIIQMFQKKKLQEGELYTLQEHVRELVKTEAGPLIYDYFKDKLLKKGMVILREYMKNDLGSILLKKISDQWNYFYTEILPTIQAMLYQLPVKVGDKSVRQVTLLSFRDIVVLKVGTEETMSSLPDDDITPDVRQMLLVLQSVHDGYPPSENHLRIEKLVARCVSPYLGFFGLYEGSPVPTTEVSIRPTTNLKLLEKPEAYEFEVKQQYIARPRSVQLISPRSSHRPGNGFVLNHLLAPVKEQETGRRHSIDVYDKLNK, from the exons ATGAATGACCTAACCCACTCAAAACAATATTGTTCACA acaCAGTCTTGCAAATATTGCGGATGCGTGGAAAGGATACACAGTTGGTGGAAGACGTGGGTCCACCTTAAGTACGATACGCATGTCTGCCGGAAATGCACTTGATTGTGCTGCCAGACACGAGTCTTTAGaatg CATTCAGATCGCCATTATACAGATGTTCCAAAAGAAGAAGTTACAGGAAGGCGAACTTTATACATTACAAGAACATGTCAG AGAGCTTGTGAAAACTGAAGCTGGTCCATTGATTTATGATTATTTCAAG GATAAATTGTTGAAGAAAGGAATGGTCATTCTACGTGAATATATGAAAAACGATTTAG gTTCCattcttttgaagaaaataagTGATCAATGGAATTACTTTTACACAGAAATATTACCAACGATACAAGCAATGTTATATCAACTTCCG GTAAAAGTTGGCGATAAATCAGTTCGACAAGTGACACTACTTAGTTTTCGTGATATTGTTGTACTAAAAGTAGGGACAGAAG AAACAATGTCGTCACTTCCGGATGATGATATTACACCAGACGTGAGACAGATGCTCTTAGTTTTACAG AGTGTGCATGATGGTTATCCACCAAGCGAAAACCATCTGAGAATTGAAAAGTTAGTGGCAAGATGTGTAAGCCCATACTTAGGATTCTTTGGATTGTATGAGGGATCTCCTGTCCCAACAACAGAAGTCTCAATAAGACCAACAACCAATCTAAAACTTCTAG aAAAACCAGAAGCCTATGAATTTGAAGTTAAACAACAATATATAGCTAGGCCACGATCTGTGCAATTGATATCTCCACGTTCTTCACATCGACCTGGTAATGGTTTTGTATTAAATCATCTATTGGCACCAGTAAAGGAACAGGAAACAGGGCGGCGACACAGCATCGACGTCTATGACAAGCTAAACAAATGA
- the LOC139492404 gene encoding uncharacterized protein isoform X2: protein MEIFQDNIQEKDKEMQYGKVKRKVNQGNMKKKDNSLYSLLMRIIKIKAYCTNSKVSEVSQVSKATQTFEATLCSEEQYYEQEFEATYSSIDHEWLQLQEESTIKTQDNLIEDDFIEDYEFWNFSFSNEDTDIILNKKRKPARKRQRVNLFCCSHQQSTE from the exons ATGGAAATTTTTCAGGATAACATACAGGAAAAAGACAAGGAAATGCAATATGGAAAAGTGAAAA GAAAAGTTAACCAAGGAAATATGAAGAAGAAAGACAATTCACTATATAGTTTACTGATGAGGATTATAAAG ATAAAGGCATACTGCACGAATTCCAAAGTTTCCGAAGTTTCACAAGTTTCCAAAGCAACACAGACGTTTGAAGCAACGTTATGTTCCGAAGAACAATATTATGAACAAG AATTCGAAGCAACGTATTCGTCTATAGACCACGAGTGGTTACAACTACAAGAAGAATCGACTATAAAAACTCAAGATAATCTGATAGAAGATGATTTTATAGAAGATTATGAATTCTGGAATTTTTCTTTTTCGAATGAGGACACggacattattttaaataaaaagagaaaGCCAGCGAGAAAAAGACAAAGGGTAAACTTATTCTGCTGCTCTCATCAACAGAGTACAGAATAG
- the LOC139490984 gene encoding proline-rich protein 5-like isoform X1, whose amino-acid sequence MSLKRDLLIKSIRDRRFRSVHSLANIADAWKGYTVGGRRGSTLSTIRMSAGNALDCAARHESLECIQIAIIQMFQKKKLQEGELYTLQEHVRELVKTEAGPLIYDYFKDKLLKKGMVILREYMKNDLGSILLKKISDQWNYFYTEILPTIQAMLYQLPVKVGDKSVRQVTLLSFRDIVVLKVGTEETMSSLPDDDITPDVRQMLLVLQSVHDGYPPSENHLRIEKLVARCVSPYLGFFGLYEGSPVPTTEVSIRPTTNLKLLEKPEAYEFEVKQQYIARPRSVQLISPRSSHRPGNGFVLNHLLAPVKEQETGRRHSIDVYDKLNK is encoded by the exons ATGAGTTTGAAAAGGGATTTGTTGATTAAAAGCATCAGGGATAGGCGATTTCGCAGTGT acaCAGTCTTGCAAATATTGCGGATGCGTGGAAAGGATACACAGTTGGTGGAAGACGTGGGTCCACCTTAAGTACGATACGCATGTCTGCCGGAAATGCACTTGATTGTGCTGCCAGACACGAGTCTTTAGaatg CATTCAGATCGCCATTATACAGATGTTCCAAAAGAAGAAGTTACAGGAAGGCGAACTTTATACATTACAAGAACATGTCAG AGAGCTTGTGAAAACTGAAGCTGGTCCATTGATTTATGATTATTTCAAG GATAAATTGTTGAAGAAAGGAATGGTCATTCTACGTGAATATATGAAAAACGATTTAG gTTCCattcttttgaagaaaataagTGATCAATGGAATTACTTTTACACAGAAATATTACCAACGATACAAGCAATGTTATATCAACTTCCG GTAAAAGTTGGCGATAAATCAGTTCGACAAGTGACACTACTTAGTTTTCGTGATATTGTTGTACTAAAAGTAGGGACAGAAG AAACAATGTCGTCACTTCCGGATGATGATATTACACCAGACGTGAGACAGATGCTCTTAGTTTTACAG AGTGTGCATGATGGTTATCCACCAAGCGAAAACCATCTGAGAATTGAAAAGTTAGTGGCAAGATGTGTAAGCCCATACTTAGGATTCTTTGGATTGTATGAGGGATCTCCTGTCCCAACAACAGAAGTCTCAATAAGACCAACAACCAATCTAAAACTTCTAG aAAAACCAGAAGCCTATGAATTTGAAGTTAAACAACAATATATAGCTAGGCCACGATCTGTGCAATTGATATCTCCACGTTCTTCACATCGACCTGGTAATGGTTTTGTATTAAATCATCTATTGGCACCAGTAAAGGAACAGGAAACAGGGCGGCGACACAGCATCGACGTCTATGACAAGCTAAACAAATGA
- the LOC139492404 gene encoding uncharacterized protein isoform X1: MEIFQDNIQEKDKEMQYGKVKRKVNQGNMKKKDNSLYSLLMRIIKFLLLQIKAYCTNSKVSEVSQVSKATQTFEATLCSEEQYYEQEFEATYSSIDHEWLQLQEESTIKTQDNLIEDDFIEDYEFWNFSFSNEDTDIILNKKRKPARKRQRVNLFCCSHQQSTE; encoded by the exons ATGGAAATTTTTCAGGATAACATACAGGAAAAAGACAAGGAAATGCAATATGGAAAAGTGAAAA GAAAAGTTAACCAAGGAAATATGAAGAAGAAAGACAATTCACTATATAGTTTACTGATGAGGATTATAAAG tttttattaTTACAGATAAAGGCATACTGCACGAATTCCAAAGTTTCCGAAGTTTCACAAGTTTCCAAAGCAACACAGACGTTTGAAGCAACGTTATGTTCCGAAGAACAATATTATGAACAAG AATTCGAAGCAACGTATTCGTCTATAGACCACGAGTGGTTACAACTACAAGAAGAATCGACTATAAAAACTCAAGATAATCTGATAGAAGATGATTTTATAGAAGATTATGAATTCTGGAATTTTTCTTTTTCGAATGAGGACACggacattattttaaataaaaagagaaaGCCAGCGAGAAAAAGACAAAGGGTAAACTTATTCTGCTGCTCTCATCAACAGAGTACAGAATAG
- the LOC139490984 gene encoding proline-rich protein 5-like isoform X2, with product MSFLPGGQRVSTMKRHSLANIADAWKGYTVGGRRGSTLSTIRMSAGNALDCAARHESLECIQIAIIQMFQKKKLQEGELYTLQEHVRELVKTEAGPLIYDYFKDKLLKKGMVILREYMKNDLGSILLKKISDQWNYFYTEILPTIQAMLYQLPVKVGDKSVRQVTLLSFRDIVVLKVGTEETMSSLPDDDITPDVRQMLLVLQSVHDGYPPSENHLRIEKLVARCVSPYLGFFGLYEGSPVPTTEVSIRPTTNLKLLEKPEAYEFEVKQQYIARPRSVQLISPRSSHRPGNGFVLNHLLAPVKEQETGRRHSIDVYDKLNK from the exons ATGTCGTTTTTACCTGGAGGTCAAAGGGTATCTACCATGAAAAG acaCAGTCTTGCAAATATTGCGGATGCGTGGAAAGGATACACAGTTGGTGGAAGACGTGGGTCCACCTTAAGTACGATACGCATGTCTGCCGGAAATGCACTTGATTGTGCTGCCAGACACGAGTCTTTAGaatg CATTCAGATCGCCATTATACAGATGTTCCAAAAGAAGAAGTTACAGGAAGGCGAACTTTATACATTACAAGAACATGTCAG AGAGCTTGTGAAAACTGAAGCTGGTCCATTGATTTATGATTATTTCAAG GATAAATTGTTGAAGAAAGGAATGGTCATTCTACGTGAATATATGAAAAACGATTTAG gTTCCattcttttgaagaaaataagTGATCAATGGAATTACTTTTACACAGAAATATTACCAACGATACAAGCAATGTTATATCAACTTCCG GTAAAAGTTGGCGATAAATCAGTTCGACAAGTGACACTACTTAGTTTTCGTGATATTGTTGTACTAAAAGTAGGGACAGAAG AAACAATGTCGTCACTTCCGGATGATGATATTACACCAGACGTGAGACAGATGCTCTTAGTTTTACAG AGTGTGCATGATGGTTATCCACCAAGCGAAAACCATCTGAGAATTGAAAAGTTAGTGGCAAGATGTGTAAGCCCATACTTAGGATTCTTTGGATTGTATGAGGGATCTCCTGTCCCAACAACAGAAGTCTCAATAAGACCAACAACCAATCTAAAACTTCTAG aAAAACCAGAAGCCTATGAATTTGAAGTTAAACAACAATATATAGCTAGGCCACGATCTGTGCAATTGATATCTCCACGTTCTTCACATCGACCTGGTAATGGTTTTGTATTAAATCATCTATTGGCACCAGTAAAGGAACAGGAAACAGGGCGGCGACACAGCATCGACGTCTATGACAAGCTAAACAAATGA
- the LOC139490984 gene encoding proline-rich protein 5-like isoform X4: MSAGNALDCAARHESLECIQIAIIQMFQKKKLQEGELYTLQEHVRELVKTEAGPLIYDYFKDKLLKKGMVILREYMKNDLGSILLKKISDQWNYFYTEILPTIQAMLYQLPVKVGDKSVRQVTLLSFRDIVVLKVGTEETMSSLPDDDITPDVRQMLLVLQSVHDGYPPSENHLRIEKLVARCVSPYLGFFGLYEGSPVPTTEVSIRPTTNLKLLEKPEAYEFEVKQQYIARPRSVQLISPRSSHRPGNGFVLNHLLAPVKEQETGRRHSIDVYDKLNK, from the exons ATGTCTGCCGGAAATGCACTTGATTGTGCTGCCAGACACGAGTCTTTAGaatg CATTCAGATCGCCATTATACAGATGTTCCAAAAGAAGAAGTTACAGGAAGGCGAACTTTATACATTACAAGAACATGTCAG AGAGCTTGTGAAAACTGAAGCTGGTCCATTGATTTATGATTATTTCAAG GATAAATTGTTGAAGAAAGGAATGGTCATTCTACGTGAATATATGAAAAACGATTTAG gTTCCattcttttgaagaaaataagTGATCAATGGAATTACTTTTACACAGAAATATTACCAACGATACAAGCAATGTTATATCAACTTCCG GTAAAAGTTGGCGATAAATCAGTTCGACAAGTGACACTACTTAGTTTTCGTGATATTGTTGTACTAAAAGTAGGGACAGAAG AAACAATGTCGTCACTTCCGGATGATGATATTACACCAGACGTGAGACAGATGCTCTTAGTTTTACAG AGTGTGCATGATGGTTATCCACCAAGCGAAAACCATCTGAGAATTGAAAAGTTAGTGGCAAGATGTGTAAGCCCATACTTAGGATTCTTTGGATTGTATGAGGGATCTCCTGTCCCAACAACAGAAGTCTCAATAAGACCAACAACCAATCTAAAACTTCTAG aAAAACCAGAAGCCTATGAATTTGAAGTTAAACAACAATATATAGCTAGGCCACGATCTGTGCAATTGATATCTCCACGTTCTTCACATCGACCTGGTAATGGTTTTGTATTAAATCATCTATTGGCACCAGTAAAGGAACAGGAAACAGGGCGGCGACACAGCATCGACGTCTATGACAAGCTAAACAAATGA